The Methanosarcinales archaeon genome includes the window TGAAGATTTAAATGGATGTAGGTATAATTTTAGGCTTGTATAATTTAATACGGTGCTGAAATTAAAATCGCCGAAACTCATGTATTACTGTTTATATTTCTAATTACATTATTTTCATACACCCATATGACAAAGTTTGGCTCCAGTTTTGTTGATGTTGTTCAGATAATTGCCGTTTTTGCTCCTGTAATTGGAATAGCTCTTGGATTTGACGCAGTGGTTAAAGAACGGAAAAGCAACTCACTGAATGTCTTATTAACTCATCCTGTATTCAGGGATAATATAATAACCGGAAAGTTTCTGGGCGCTATCGTTACTCTGGCTCTTGTGGTTTTTTTGACAATAACTGTTATAACCGGTACATCCCTGATAATCACAGGAAAAATGGCGAATTTCCTTGAATTCGGTAGATTGTTTATTTTTGGCTTTCTTACATTCTTTTATCTACTCGTTTTTCTGGCAATTGGTATTTTTACCTCGGTGCTTTCAAAAAGTGAGATTGATTCTTTGACATATGGTATTGTTGCCTGGCTCAATCTATGCGTGGTATTTGGAGCGATTATTGTGCTCATCGCTACTGTTGTAACTGGTCAATCATTGTTTGATATGGGTGAAAACGCACAATTTACTGAACTTACATTCAAACTCCACAAATTTTCACCGATGCATCATTACGCTGAAGCCACAATTGGTTCGTCCGATTTGAGCTTTGGCGGTTTCGCAAAGCATGAAACCATTCACGGGGTTTTGGATACACATTATACCTTAACAGAATGGTAGATCAATTCCGGGAAAATGTTGCAGTGTTACTGACTATCCCCTTAATTTTACTCATCGTATCGTATATAATATTTTTACGCAGTGATATATGATTATTTTTGGTGATAGCATGGTGAAAAATACTGAAAATGTAATAACAATTGCCCAAAAAGAATTTACTGACCATATCTGGAGCCCCCGATTTCTGGCATTTGCTATTACCTTTACTTTGATTGTATTTGTGGTTGGTTATCAGAAAGGATTGGAAGTAGAGTACCTGGGAAATGTTACGGGAACGGATGGGGTGCTGCGCGGTTTTTGGGGGGTTGCCAGAGTAGTAGGTAGTTTTGCACCTATAATTGGAATCGTACTTGGTTTTGATGCAATAGTTAAAGAAGTAAAATCAGGTTCTATGAACGTACTTCTAACACACCCGGTTTTCAGAGATAATATAATAACAGGTAAAATAATAGGTTCTGCAATATGCCTATTTCTAGTACTGTCGATTTCGATAAGTATTTCCACAGGAGCCATGTTAACCATATCCGGGATTCCCGTTGGTGTTGAGGATATTTTTAGAATTGGAATCTTTACAATATTAACTTTTTTTTATGTGCTTATTTTCCTTGCTATCGGGGTTATTGTCTCTGTTATCGTAAAAAACTCAAGCAATTCATTGATATATAGCATTGCTATATGGCTGTTGTTCACCATACTGTTCAGCCAGATCATTTTATCAGGGATATACATTTCAACCGGA containing:
- a CDS encoding ABC transporter permease, whose amino-acid sequence is MKNTENVITIAQKEFTDHIWSPRFLAFAITFTLIVFVVGYQKGLEVEYLGNVTGTDGVLRGFWGVARVVGSFAPIIGIVLGFDAIVKEVKSGSMNVLLTHPVFRDNIITGKIIGSAICLFLVLSISISISTGAMLTISGIPVGVEDIFRIGIFTILTFFYVLIFLAIGVIVSVIVKNSSNSLIYSIAIWLLFTILFSQIILSGIYISTGEMEDSVEKAAGLLNLAPGHHYAQLTMGENDVGWKGTLGGDSTVKGIFDTRFTLTQWFTEFWMNLMMLVVTPIILLIIAFITFLRKDITL
- a CDS encoding ABC transporter permease, producing MTKFGSSFVDVVQIIAVFAPVIGIALGFDAVVKERKSNSLNVLLTHPVFRDNIITGKFLGAIVTLALVVFLTITVITGTSLIITGKMANFLEFGRLFIFGFLTFFYLLVFLAIGIFTSVLSKSEIDSLTYGIVAWLNLCVVFGAIIVLIATVVTGQSLFDMGENAQFTELTFKLHKFSPMHHYAEATIGSSDLSFGGFAKHETIHGVLDTHYTLTEW